Proteins encoded together in one Lutra lutra chromosome 4, mLutLut1.2, whole genome shotgun sequence window:
- the LOC125097954 gene encoding LOW QUALITY PROTEIN: protein lifeguard 4-like (The sequence of the model RefSeq protein was modified relative to this genomic sequence to represent the inferred CDS: deleted 1 base in 1 codon) has product MADPNPRYPCSSIEDDFNYGSCVASASVHIQMAFLRKVYSILSLQVLLTTVTAAFFLYFESIWTVVHESPALILVFALGSLSLILVLTVNRHKHPLNLYLLFGFTLFEALTVAFVVTFYDVYIVLQAFILITAVFLGLTMYTLQSKRDFSKFGAGLFAVLWILCLSGILKLFFYSQTMELVLAAMGALLFCGFIIYDTHSLMHRLSPEEYVLAAISLYLDVINLFMHVLRFLEAINKK; this is encoded by the exons ATGGCCGACCCCAACCCCCGCTACCCCTGCTCCTCCATCGAGGATGATTTCAACTATGGCAGCTGCGTGGCCTCGGCCAGTGTGCACATCCAAATGGCCTTTCTAAGAAAAGTCTACAGCATCCTTTCTCTGCAAGTTCTCTTAACTACAGTgacagctgct ttttttttatactttgagTCTATATGGACAGTTGTACATGAAAGTCCTGCCTTAATTTTAGTGTTTGCCCTTGGATCTTTGAGTTTGATTTTAGTATTGACTGTAAACAGACATAAGCATCCCCTTAACCTGTACCTGCTTTTTGGATTTACGCTATTCGAAGCTCTGACTGTGGCCTTTGTTGTTACTTTCTATGATGTATATATTGTTCTGCAAGCGTTTATACTGATTACTGCTGTATTTCTTGGTTTGACTATGTATACTCTGCAATCTAAGAGAGATTTCAGCAAATTTGGAGCAGGACTGTTTGCTGTTTTATGGATTTTGTGCTTGTCAGGAATCTTGAAGTTATTTTTCTATAGTCAAACAATGGAGTTGGTCTTGGCTGCCATGGGAGCCCTTCTTTTCTGTGGATTCATCATCTATGACACACACTCATTGATGCATAGGCTGTCACCTGAAGAGTATGTATTAGCTGCCATCAGCCTCTACTTGGATGTCATCAACCTCTTCATGCATGTGTTGCGGTTTTTGGAAGCAATTAATAAAAAGTGA